In Vigna angularis cultivar LongXiaoDou No.4 chromosome 8, ASM1680809v1, whole genome shotgun sequence, one DNA window encodes the following:
- the LOC108344891 gene encoding protein IQ-domain 26: MGRVTRWMKSLFGISGEKEKKQNIMESGFSESSNNSRVLCHNPGTIPPNISQAEAAWLQSFYTEKDKNKHAIAVAAATAAAADAAVAAAQAAVAVVRLTSQGRGGTMFGVGPEIWAAIKIQALFRGYLARKALRALKGLVKLQALVRGYLVRKQATATLHSMQALIRAQARIRSHQSRRLMSTKNEAFRSQNRARRSMERFDDTRSEYAVPIHNRRASSSFDATLNINNSVDGSPKIVEVDTFRPKSRSRRTISDFGDEPSLQALSSPFFPISYRGTPTRWSIPDQRNFQDSEWGLTGEEGRFSTAQSTPRFTNPCSCDSVVPMTPQSVCPDDNLFLRQYGKFPNYMASTQSFKAKLRSHSAPKQRPEPSPRKRLSLNEMMESRSSLSGIRMQRSCSKAQEVINFKNAVMGKLQKSTESVRETDRNYFHQRGW; the protein is encoded by the exons ATGGGGAGAGTCACAAGGTGGATGAAGAGTTTGTTTGGAATTTcaggagagaaagagaagaaacaaaacatcaTGGAATCTGGTTTTTCTGAGAGTAGTAATAATTCAAGAGTTTTGTGTCACAATCCAGGAACTATACCTCCCAACATTTCTCAAGCTGAGGCAGCTTGGTTACAGTCATTCTACACAGAGAAGGACAAAAACAAGCACGCCATTGCGGTTGCTGCGGCAACCGCAGCTGCGGCTGATGCTGCTGTGGCGGCAGCACAGGCCGCCGTTGCAGTTGTTAGGCTCACAAGCCAAGGAAGGGGTGGCACCATGTTTGGCGTTGGACCTGAGATATGGGCTGCTATCAAGATTCAAGCACTGTTCAGAGGATACCTG GCAAGGAAGGCACTGAGGGCATTAAAAGGATTGGTGAAGTTGCAGGCACTTGTCAGAGGGTATTTAGTGAGGAAGCAAGCAACAGCAACACTGCATAGTATGCAGGCTCTTATTAGAGCTCAAGCTAGAATACGGTCCCACCAATCTCGCAGGCTCATGAGTACGAAGAATGAAGCATTTAGATCTCAAAATAGAGCAAGAAGATCCATG GAGAGGTTTGATGATACTAGGAGTGAGTATGCAGTTCCAATCCACAACAGAAGAGCATCATCTTCTTTTGATGCTACACTTAACATCAACAACAGTGTTGATGGGAGCCCCAAAATAGTGGAAGTAGACACTTTCAGGCCTAAGTCAAGATCAAGAAGAACAATATCAGATTTTGGTGATGAGCCATCACTTCAGGCACTTTCCTCTCCCTTCTTTCCAATTTCATATAGAGGTACCCCTACACGTTGGTCCATACCAGATCAAAGGAATTTTCAGGACTCTGAATGGGGGTTAACAGGAGAAGAAGGTCGGTTCTCTACAGCACAAAGCACTCCACGCTTCACAAATCCTTGTAGTTGTGACTCAGTTGTACCTATGACACCACAAAGTGTGTGTCCTGATGATAACTTGTTCCTAAGGCAATATGGGAAATTTCCAAACTACATGGCTAGTACTCAGTCTTTTAAGGCCAAGTTGAGGTCTCATAGTGCTCCAAAGCAACGACCAGAACCAAGTCCAAGGAAAAGGCTCTCCCTCAATGAAATGATGGAGTCTAGGAGTAGCTTGAGTGGTATTAGAATGCAGAGGTCTTGCTCAAAGGCTCAAGAAGTCATTAATTTCAAGAATGCTGTGATGGGAAAGCTTCAGAAATCCACAGAATCTGTTAGGGAAACAGACAGAAACTATTTCCACCAGAGAGGATGGTGA